Genomic DNA from Streptomyces sp. GS7:
TGACCATCGCCACCTCCTTCTCCGGCCTGGTCACCCGGCACCTCGCCGACAACGGCGTGGACGCCTCCGTCGTCCACCTCGACGGCGCCGTCGAGACCGCCATCCAGCTCGGCGTCGCCGAGATCATCGCGGATGTCGTCGAGACCGGTACCACCCTGCGCAACGCCGGTCTGGAGATCATCGGCGAGCCGATCCTCACGTCCGAGGCCGTGGTCATCCGCGGCACCGGCGCACCGGACGACGACCCGAAGGTGCGCCAGTTCCTGCGCCGCATGCAGGGCGTTCTGGTGGCCCGCCGGTACGTGATGATGGATTACGACATCCGGGTCGAACAGGTCGAAAAGGCCGTCGCGCTCACCCCCGGACTGGAGTCGCCGACCGTCTCCCCGCTGCACCACGAGGGCTGGGTCGCGGTCCGCTCGATGGTCCCGTCCAAGGACGCCCAGCGCATCATGGACGAGCTCTACGACCTCGGCGCCCGCGCGATCCTGACCACCGGCATCCACGCCTGCCGGCTCTGAGGCACCGCCGCCGCACCCGCACCCCCGGCCGCCACTCGCACACCCCTGACGGAAGACGACACGTGTCCGCGCCCGCCTCTCCCGCCGCCTCCCTGCCCGGCCTCCCGGTGACCTTCCGGCCGGCCCGTACCAGGGCCGTGCTGTACGCCGTCGGCATCGCCCAGCTCGCCGCCCTCGTGGTGATCGCGCTGCTGCTGCCGAAGTTGAGCGGCGGCGAGCGGATGAGCTTCGTCGCGGTCGGCGTCGTGGTGGCCGCCGTCCTCCTGCTGCTCGCCCGCCCCAAGGTGGTCGCGCGGCAGGAGGGCATCACCGTCGTCAACCTCACCACCAAGCGCGAACTGGCCTGGGCCCAGGTCGTACGCGTCAACCTCCGGGCCGGCGACCCCTGGGTCCATCTGGACCTCGCCGACGGCACCAGCCTGCCCGTGATGGGAATCCAGCCCGGTATCGCGAAGGACCAGGCCATCCGGGACGCCCGCGCGCTGCGCGACCTCGCCGAGAGCCGTGGTGCCGTCGACCACACGGCCGGGTGAGCCTGCCCTAACGCGGGCCCCGCTGTTTACTCTGTTCTCCGGGGATGCGCCCCGCACCCCGCCCCTCCGTGGGACCACGACAACCCGAGGAGTGACTCCCTCCGGCAATGGACGGATCGTCCTGTAGTACCTGCGCCGCCCCTCCCCATCCCCCGCATACGACGGAGGCGGCGGCATGACCGGCCCCTTGCTCCTGCTCGCGGCGGCACTCGCGCTGATCCTGGCCAACGGCTTCTTCGTGGCCGCGGAGTTCGGCCTCGTCACCGTCGAGAAGGCGGACGCCGAACGGGCCGCGGCCGGCGGCGACCGCCGCGCCGGCACCGTCGTCTCCGCACTCCGTGAACTCTCCTTCCAGCTCTCCGGAACCCAACTGGGCATCACCATCACCTCGTTGGTGGTCGGTATGCTCGCCGAGCCGGCGCTGGCCCGGCTCCTGTCAGCACCGCTGCGCGCCACCGGCCTGCCCACGGGAGCGGTCCCCGGCATCGCCGTCGTCATAGGCATGCTGCTGGCCTCCGCCGTCCAGATGGTCGTCGGCGAGCTGGTGCCCAAGAACTGGGCGGTCTCCAAGCCGCTCCAGGTGGCCCGCTTCGTCGCCGGCCCGCAGGACGCCTTCTCCCGCTTCTTCCGGCCGGTGATCAGCCTGTTGAACACCGTCGCCAACCGCCTGGTCCGCGCGCTGGGCGTGGAGCCCACCGACGAGCTGGCCTCCGCCCGCACCCCCGGCGAGCTGGTCTCGCTGGCCCGGCACTCCGCCCGGGCCGGCGCCATCGAGCAGGACACCGCGGATCTGTTCGTCCGCACCCTCTCGCTCGGCGACCTCACCGCGGAGAACGTGATGACCCCCCGCGTACGGGTCAGCGCCCTCCAGGCGACCGCGACCGCCGAGGACGTCGTCAACCTCACCCGCGCCACCGGGCTCTCCCGCTTCCCCGTCTACCGCACCCGGCTGGACGAGATCGTCGGCATGGTCCACCTCAAGGACGCGCTCGCCGTCCCCGCCGAGGACCGGCTGCGCACCCCGGCGCTGCGGATAGCGGTACCGCCGCTGCTGGTGCCCGAGACGCTCCCGGTGCAGCCGCTGCTGGAACGGCTGCGCAGCGAGCAGCCGATCGCCGTGGTGGTCGACGAGTACGGCGGCACCGCCGGGGTGGTGACCCTGGAGGACATCATCGAGGAACTCGTCGGCGAGGTCCGCGACGAGCACGACCGGGTGGACCTGCCCGAACTGGGCCAGGCCCCGGCCGAGGACGGACGCCCCGCTTGGGACGCCGACGGCGGCTGCCGGGTCGACACCCTGCGGCGGATCGGCCTGGACGCCCCGGAGGGCCCGTACGAGACGGTGGCGGGACTGGTCGCGCACATACTCGGCCGGATCCCGGCGCCCGGCGACACCGCGGAGCTGGACGGCTGGCGGCTGCGGGTGCGGCTGGTCTCGCACCACCGCGCCGAGCGGATAAGGCTGGTACGGATGGCGCCCGCCGCCGAGAAGTCCCGGGAGCCCGTCGCGGCCGGTGCGGAGGTGGCCCGATGACCGTGGCCCAGCTCCTCCTCGCGGGGCTGCTCGTGCTCGCCAACGGCTTCTTCGTCGGGGCCGAGTTCGCCCTGGTGTCGGTACGCCGCAGCCAGATCGAGCCGCTGGCCACCCTGGGCTCCAAGCGGGCCCGCCGGGTGCTGCACGGCCTGGAGAACCTGCCGCAGATGATGGCCGCCGCCCAGTTCGGCATCACCGTCTGCTCGCTGACCCTCGGCGCGGTCGCCGAGCCGACCGTCGCGCACCTGCTGGAGCCGGTGTTCGCGGCCGTCCGGCTGCCCCAGGCACTGATCCATCCGCTCGGCTACGTCATCGCCCTCGCGCTGGTGGTCTTCCTCCACCTGGTCATCGGCGAGATGGTCCCCAAGAACCTGGCGATGGCCGCGCCAGAGAAGACCGCCCTGTGGTTCAGCCCGGGGCTGGTCGCCTTCGCCCGGCTGTGCCGCCCGGTCACCGCGCTGCTCGGCGCGCTGGCCCACGGGGTGCTGCGGCTCTTCAGGGTCGAGCCGAAGGACGAGGTCGAGGCGGTCTTCACCAGCGAGCAGCTGACCCATCTCGTCGAGGACTCCGGGCAGGCGGGCCTGCTGGACCCCGTCGAACAGGAGCGGTTGTCCGACGCCCTGGAACTGGGCAGCCGCCCCGTCACGGACGTCCTGCTCGACCGGGCCGGGCTGATCACCGTCGACCCGACCGTGACGCCCCGCCAGGTGGAGCAGCTGACCGTCAGGACCGGCTTCTCCCGCTTCCCGGTGTGCGCGCCCGGCGGCACGTACATGGGCTATCTGCACGTCAAGGACGTGCTCGACCTGGAGGAGCGGGACCGGGCGGTGCCGCAGCGCATCTGGCACCCGATGACCACCCTCCGCGCCGAACTGCCCCTGGACGACGCCCTGACCGCGATGCGCCGGGCCGCCTCCCATCTGGCGGCGGTGGCCGATCCGGCCGGGCGGGTGCTCGGCCTGGTGGCGCTGGAGGACGTCCTGGAGATGCTGGTCGGCGAGATGCGCGATCCGGCGCACCGGGCCGGGCCGGCGGTCGGCGCGGCGCCGCGCAACGAGCGGGTCGGCGAACCGCGCGAGGGCTCGCCGCGGCCGGCCGAGGACCCTGCGCTGGCCGGCTGACCGGCCACCGGGTGCGCGCCGGCCGCCGTTTCGGCCCGGCGCGCGCCCTGCCGCTCTACAGGTCCAGCCCCTTCGGCGGTGCCTGCGGGCCCGGGCCGCGGCCGGACAGCACCTCGCCGTACGCCTGCATCAGGTCGGGCAGCCGGAGGGTGGCGAGGTCGTCGCGGGTCGGGGTGCCCTGCCAGGTGGACAGCCGCAGGTCGCGGTAGGCGCAGCTCTTCTCGTAAAGGGTGCGCAGAAAGCGGCCGTTGCCCAGCTCGTCGATCCAGCCCTGCTCGACGACATGGCCGTTGATGCTGGACAGCTCGTCGCGGGCCTCGTCGTCCCAGCGGTCGCCGTTCTCGGCGGCCAGCACCTCGCCGATCCTGGTCAGTTCCAGCGGCCGGTAGCTGGGGAAGTCGACGCGGCTGGTGAAACGGGACGACAGGCCGGGGTTGGCGGCGAGCAGCCGGTCCATGCCCTCGGGGTAGCCGGCGAGGATGACCACCAGCCGGTCGCGGTTGTCCTCGGCGCGCTTGAGCAGCACCTGGAGGGCCTCGTCGCCGTACGCGTCGCCCTTGCTGTAGCCGGAGTTGGACAGGCTGTAGGCCTCGTCGACGAAGAGCACCCCGCCCAGCGCCGAGTCGATCAGCTCGTTCGCCTTGACCGCGGTCTGGCCGAGGAACTCGCCGACCAGATCGGCCCGTTGGGCCTCCACGAGATGGTCGCCGCCGAGCAGCCCCAGCGCGTAGAAGACCCGGCCCAGTATCCGGGCCACGGTCGTCTTGCCGGTGCCCGAGGGGCCGGAGAAGACGAAGTGCCGCTTCGGGGGCGCCACCGGCAGCCCCTGGCTCGCCCGCAGCCGCGCCATCCGCAACTGCGCGGACAGCGCCCGCACCTGCCGCTTGACCGGCTCCATGCCGACCATCCGCTCCAGTTCGGCCAGCGCCCGCTCCAGCAGCACCGGGTCGGCGGGTCCGGCGGGCAGCCGCTCGGCGCCGCGCCGCCCCGGCACCGCGGACTTGACCCGGGCCGCGGTCTCGCCCCCGGTCAGCCCGCCGGCCGGCTCGCCCTCCGGCCCGTCCGCCTCCCCGGCCACCAGCAGCTCACGGCCGTCGACCGGATCGAGCGGGGCCAGCGGATCGAGATCGCCGGTGGCCTCCTGGGCAGGGCCCGCGGCGGAGACCGCCGCGAGATCGGCGCCCTCGTCCAGGCCGTCCGCCGCCGCTATGGCTGCCAGCCGGGCCGCGGTGTCCATGAACGCGGGGTCGACCCGGTGCACCGCCCGGTAGAGGGGGAGCGCGGCGGCGCTGCGGCCGGTGCCCTCGTGCGCGCGGGCGAGCCAGTAGCGCAGCTCCTTGCGCTGCGGCTGCTCGCTGCGGCAGCGCATCAGCGCGGCGGACAGCAGCGGCTCGGCCTGCCCGTACATCTCCAGCCGCACCCGCGCCATCCCGCCGAACAGCCCGGCCTCGATGCCCAGTACCGGATCGCCCAGCAGCGGCTCGGTGTGCCGTACGAGCCGGTCCCAGTCCTTGACGAGGTAGGCGCGGCACGCGTGCAGGAAGCGGACCTGGGGGTCGGTGTCCACCGGCGGGCAGCCGGCCAGCGCCTGGTCCAGCTCGGCGACATGGCGGCCGTCGAGCCAGTGGGAGGCGTGCGCCAGCAGCAGGTCGCGTCCGGTCTCCAGCACCGGCTGGACCCACCAGCCCAGCCAGTACCAGGAGTTGAGGGTGCGTCGGTGGCGGGCGCGCTGCTCGCCGAAGCGGTCGCGGTGCTGGTGCATCCGCAGCAGGGCCATGGAGGTGTCGGCGCGCAGCGCGTGTAACCCCAGCCAGGCGTCGGCCATCGTCGGATCGAGCCGTACCGCGGCCCGGAACTCCTCCTCGGCCTGGGGGTAGGCGCCCACGGTGTAGGCGTCGACCGCGCGCAGCCAGGCGAGTTCGGCCGGGGCGGGCGAACCCTGAGTGCCGACATCCATCCCGTCCCCCTACAAAACGTCCCCCCGTGGTGTACCACCGGACGTGTGCCGGGCCGTGGGCCCAGGGCCTGGCCGGCCCTGGCCGAACCGGCCTGCGGCGGGCGGGAGTTGCCGTCACCGCGCAGCCCGGTGCGGATCCTGCGGTGGCACAGACTCGCATCGTACCTGCGCTGTCGGCGCAGGTCGTAGAGGGCCGCACGGGGGAGAAGTGGGGGCGCGGAAGGGGGCGCATCGGCGTGAAGGATGCGGTGACCCTGGGTGAGGGAGGCGCCGTGTGGTGACGGCGGCGGAGGGGAATCCGCACAGAACGAAGCCCCCGATCACGGGGGAACAACCGGGGGCTTCGCGTCTGCGGGCGGTCCGTTGAACCGCACATTGAGAACGTAAGTCCTGTACGCCCCCCAGGTCAAGCCGAGTTGGCGGACTCGGCGGGTCCCTGTCGGCGATGCGCGGCGTGTCCGCCACGGTCGGCTACCCAGCGTGAAATCCGGGCCCGGTCATGGCCTCGTGGCGGGACCCACGAGCACCTCGTACCCCAACTGCCCCTGGTGCACCAGCAGATCGGCATGCGGGCGCGAAGCGTCCGCCGCGAAGTGCGCCCGCTCCGCCGGGATCCAGCCATCCCAGAACGCGGACAGCCCCGGCCCGTCGCGGAGTTGACCCCGTTCCCATGAATGCTCGCTCGCCAGTTCCATCCACAGCAGGCACGCCAGATGCGGCCGCAGCGCCCGCCGCCCGGCACCCACGCCCTCCACCAGGACCACCGGCGCCGGCGGCAGCTCCCGCACCGCGGTGAACTCCCCGCGCACCCAGTCGTAGACCCCGTAGTGCGCCGGCTCGCCCCGGGACAGCGGTGCCAGCAGCTGCTCGCGGAACCGGTCGCTCCAGGCGAACAGCTCGTCATGCGTCGCCAGGTCGTCGGTGTGCACCACCGGCGCCCCGCCCAGCGCCTCGGCCAGCCGACCGGCGAAGGTGGTCTTGCCGGACCCGGCGTGCCCGTCCACCGCGATCAGCCGCACCGGTCCGCAGGACGGCGGAAGGGTGTGCAGTCGGGCGGCGAGCGAGGTCAGCGCGGGGTCCATGCCGTCAGCGTACGTCAGTGGTCCACACCAATATTCATGCCGCGACGCGCGCCGGACCGGCTTCCGAAGCCCGGGGGGAACGGAGATAGTTGACCCCTGCTGACATGCACGTGCCCGAATGCCGCTCTGTACCGAACGCCGCCATCCGCTCGTACGCATCCGACTGGGGGACCACACATGACCAGCTCCGCGCCCCGGCGCACCGTCCTGGCCGCCGCGCTCGCCGCCGCGGCGGGCGCCGCCACCCCCCTGGCGCTGGCCGCCTTCGAGCCCGGCCCGGCGGCCCCCACCGCCGCCACCACGCCCGAAGCCGCCGCCCCGCACCGACCGAAGAGCCTCGTGGACTATCACGCCTGGACCACCGCAGCCGACTGGAACCACGGCCGGGGTGAGGGCGTCGCCGTCCTGCGCGGGCCCCGCCCCGGCGTCCGGATCGGCCGTCCCGCCGGCATCGCCGTCTACCACGACCCGCACACCGGCAGGGCCGCCCCCTGGGAGTACGCCACCTGGACCGGCCCGGTGTACCGCCTTGCGGTCCCCGCGACCGAGGTCGTCGCCTCCTGGAACGCGCACACCCCGGCCGGGACCTGGATCGCCGTGGAGCTGCGCGGCACCTACAGCGACGGCGGCCACACGCCCTGGTACGTGATGGGCCGCTGGA
This window encodes:
- the hisG gene encoding ATP phosphoribosyltransferase, with the translated sequence MLRIAVPNKGSLSEPASAMLHEAGYRQRKDRRELVLVDAENEVEFFFLRPRDIAVYVGSGKLDIGITGRDLLLDSGSPAEEILQLGFAGSTFRYATRPGTAQDVSEFGGMTIATSFSGLVTRHLADNGVDASVVHLDGAVETAIQLGVAEIIADVVETGTTLRNAGLEIIGEPILTSEAVVIRGTGAPDDDPKVRQFLRRMQGVLVARRYVMMDYDIRVEQVEKAVALTPGLESPTVSPLHHEGWVAVRSMVPSKDAQRIMDELYDLGARAILTTGIHACRL
- a CDS encoding PH domain-containing protein, producing MSAPASPAASLPGLPVTFRPARTRAVLYAVGIAQLAALVVIALLLPKLSGGERMSFVAVGVVVAAVLLLLARPKVVARQEGITVVNLTTKRELAWAQVVRVNLRAGDPWVHLDLADGTSLPVMGIQPGIAKDQAIRDARALRDLAESRGAVDHTAG
- a CDS encoding hemolysin family protein, with product MTGPLLLLAAALALILANGFFVAAEFGLVTVEKADAERAAAGGDRRAGTVVSALRELSFQLSGTQLGITITSLVVGMLAEPALARLLSAPLRATGLPTGAVPGIAVVIGMLLASAVQMVVGELVPKNWAVSKPLQVARFVAGPQDAFSRFFRPVISLLNTVANRLVRALGVEPTDELASARTPGELVSLARHSARAGAIEQDTADLFVRTLSLGDLTAENVMTPRVRVSALQATATAEDVVNLTRATGLSRFPVYRTRLDEIVGMVHLKDALAVPAEDRLRTPALRIAVPPLLVPETLPVQPLLERLRSEQPIAVVVDEYGGTAGVVTLEDIIEELVGEVRDEHDRVDLPELGQAPAEDGRPAWDADGGCRVDTLRRIGLDAPEGPYETVAGLVAHILGRIPAPGDTAELDGWRLRVRLVSHHRAERIRLVRMAPAAEKSREPVAAGAEVAR
- a CDS encoding hemolysin family protein, which gives rise to MTVAQLLLAGLLVLANGFFVGAEFALVSVRRSQIEPLATLGSKRARRVLHGLENLPQMMAAAQFGITVCSLTLGAVAEPTVAHLLEPVFAAVRLPQALIHPLGYVIALALVVFLHLVIGEMVPKNLAMAAPEKTALWFSPGLVAFARLCRPVTALLGALAHGVLRLFRVEPKDEVEAVFTSEQLTHLVEDSGQAGLLDPVEQERLSDALELGSRPVTDVLLDRAGLITVDPTVTPRQVEQLTVRTGFSRFPVCAPGGTYMGYLHVKDVLDLEERDRAVPQRIWHPMTTLRAELPLDDALTAMRRAASHLAAVADPAGRVLGLVALEDVLEMLVGEMRDPAHRAGPAVGAAPRNERVGEPREGSPRPAEDPALAG
- a CDS encoding AAA family ATPase produces the protein MDVGTQGSPAPAELAWLRAVDAYTVGAYPQAEEEFRAAVRLDPTMADAWLGLHALRADTSMALLRMHQHRDRFGEQRARHRRTLNSWYWLGWWVQPVLETGRDLLLAHASHWLDGRHVAELDQALAGCPPVDTDPQVRFLHACRAYLVKDWDRLVRHTEPLLGDPVLGIEAGLFGGMARVRLEMYGQAEPLLSAALMRCRSEQPQRKELRYWLARAHEGTGRSAAALPLYRAVHRVDPAFMDTAARLAAIAAADGLDEGADLAAVSAAGPAQEATGDLDPLAPLDPVDGRELLVAGEADGPEGEPAGGLTGGETAARVKSAVPGRRGAERLPAGPADPVLLERALAELERMVGMEPVKRQVRALSAQLRMARLRASQGLPVAPPKRHFVFSGPSGTGKTTVARILGRVFYALGLLGGDHLVEAQRADLVGEFLGQTAVKANELIDSALGGVLFVDEAYSLSNSGYSKGDAYGDEALQVLLKRAEDNRDRLVVILAGYPEGMDRLLAANPGLSSRFTSRVDFPSYRPLELTRIGEVLAAENGDRWDDEARDELSSINGHVVEQGWIDELGNGRFLRTLYEKSCAYRDLRLSTWQGTPTRDDLATLRLPDLMQAYGEVLSGRGPGPQAPPKGLDL
- a CDS encoding uridine kinase family protein, with the translated sequence MDPALTSLAARLHTLPPSCGPVRLIAVDGHAGSGKTTFAGRLAEALGGAPVVHTDDLATHDELFAWSDRFREQLLAPLSRGEPAHYGVYDWVRGEFTAVRELPPAPVVLVEGVGAGRRALRPHLACLLWMELASEHSWERGQLRDGPGLSAFWDGWIPAERAHFAADASRPHADLLVHQGQLGYEVLVGPATRP